A portion of the Achromobacter sp. MFA1 R4 genome contains these proteins:
- a CDS encoding ABC transporter substrate-binding protein, with the protein MRLITSFLAAAALVPAMACADTIKVGIANDISGPFSALGAEARDGFNLAIKQLGGKLGGQPAEFLQTDMGGNPDQARQLVTRYIQREKVDFFTGPIGSNVALAVGPALFAAKVPYLSNNPGPSQFAGAQCNNYWFGTSYQNDAFHEAAGKVAADRGFKKMFIMAPDYPAGKDALTGFKRGYKTAPGDEVYTKLGQIDYAAEIAQIRAAKPDAVYIFLPGGMGINFVKQFVSAGLSQSVKLIGPGFSADEDVIQAVGDPMLGMYNTAQWAHDLDVPQNKVFVDAFRKEYNGRYPSVYAAQAYDVIMAMDAAVKQAGGKASDRDAIVKALEKADYPSVRGSFTYGKNHYPIQAYYLRVVEKDGSGRITNKLVGKVFDKYQDVYVGDCKKM; encoded by the coding sequence ATGCGTTTGATCACTTCCTTCCTGGCTGCCGCCGCCCTGGTTCCGGCAATGGCCTGCGCCGATACCATCAAGGTCGGCATCGCCAACGACATTTCGGGCCCGTTCTCGGCGCTGGGCGCCGAGGCCCGCGACGGCTTCAACCTGGCCATCAAGCAACTGGGTGGCAAGCTGGGCGGACAGCCCGCGGAATTCCTCCAGACCGACATGGGCGGCAATCCGGATCAGGCCCGCCAACTGGTCACGCGCTACATCCAGCGCGAGAAAGTCGATTTCTTCACGGGCCCCATCGGGTCGAACGTGGCCCTGGCCGTCGGCCCGGCGCTGTTCGCCGCCAAGGTGCCCTACCTGTCCAACAACCCCGGCCCCAGCCAGTTCGCCGGCGCGCAGTGCAACAACTACTGGTTCGGCACGTCGTACCAGAACGACGCCTTCCACGAAGCGGCGGGCAAGGTCGCGGCCGACCGCGGCTTCAAGAAGATGTTCATCATGGCCCCGGACTATCCGGCCGGCAAGGATGCGCTGACCGGCTTCAAGCGCGGCTACAAGACCGCGCCGGGCGACGAGGTCTACACCAAGCTCGGCCAGATCGACTACGCCGCCGAAATCGCGCAGATCCGCGCGGCCAAGCCGGACGCCGTCTACATCTTCCTGCCGGGCGGCATGGGCATCAACTTCGTCAAGCAGTTCGTGTCCGCCGGCCTGTCGCAAAGCGTCAAGCTGATCGGCCCGGGCTTTTCGGCCGACGAAGACGTGATCCAGGCCGTGGGCGACCCCATGCTGGGCATGTACAACACGGCGCAATGGGCGCATGACCTGGACGTGCCGCAGAACAAGGTCTTCGTCGACGCCTTCCGCAAGGAATACAACGGCCGCTACCCGTCGGTCTACGCCGCCCAGGCGTACGACGTGATCATGGCCATGGATGCGGCCGTCAAGCAGGCCGGCGGCAAGGCCTCGGACCGCGATGCCATCGTGAAGGCCCTCGAAAAGGCCGATTACCCGTCGGTGCGCGGCAGCTTCACCTACGGCAAGAACCACTACCCCATCCAGGCCTACTACCTGCGCGTCGTCGAAAAGGACGGCAGCGGCCGCATCACCAACAAGCTGGTGGGCAAGGTCTTCGACAAGTACCAGGACGTCTACGTCGGCGACTGCAAGAAGATGTGA
- a CDS encoding branched-chain amino acid ABC transporter permease, with protein sequence MTFTLIVEQLLNGLQFGLMLFLIAAGLTLVFGIMDIMNLAHGSLYMAGAYVAAETMQRTGSFTAAVLVAAVATGLVGVVLELSLIRRLALRDHLAQVLGTYAVILIANDLVKMIWGPAPVMLNMPAMLSGPVRLLPDLMYPAYRLMIIVFGVAAAVGLYWFVTRTRAGVLVRAGASNRQMATLMGVRVPLLFLGVFVLGAMLAAVAGALLGPITSVQVGMGEEILILVLVCIVIGGIGSIRGAFVGALLVGMVDTAGRAFLPMLLRQVFSPAVASSVGPTLAAIAIYVLMAAVLVFRPSGLFPARG encoded by the coding sequence ATGACGTTTACGCTGATCGTCGAGCAATTGCTGAACGGTCTGCAGTTTGGGTTGATGTTGTTTCTGATCGCGGCCGGGCTGACCCTGGTGTTCGGCATCATGGACATCATGAATCTGGCTCACGGCTCGCTCTACATGGCAGGCGCCTATGTCGCCGCCGAAACGATGCAACGCACGGGTTCGTTCACCGCCGCCGTTCTGGTGGCCGCGGTCGCCACCGGACTGGTGGGCGTCGTGCTGGAACTCTCCCTGATACGCCGCCTGGCGCTGCGCGACCACCTGGCCCAGGTGCTGGGCACCTACGCCGTCATCCTCATCGCCAATGACCTGGTCAAGATGATCTGGGGCCCGGCGCCGGTCATGCTGAACATGCCCGCGATGCTGTCCGGCCCCGTGCGCCTGCTGCCCGACCTGATGTACCCCGCCTACCGCCTGATGATCATCGTCTTCGGCGTGGCCGCGGCCGTGGGCCTGTACTGGTTCGTGACGCGGACCCGCGCCGGCGTGCTGGTGCGCGCGGGCGCCTCCAACCGCCAGATGGCCACCCTGATGGGCGTGCGCGTGCCGCTGCTGTTCCTGGGCGTGTTCGTGCTGGGCGCCATGCTGGCCGCGGTGGCCGGCGCGCTGCTGGGGCCGATCACCTCGGTGCAGGTGGGCATGGGCGAGGAAATCCTGATCCTGGTGCTGGTGTGCATCGTCATCGGCGGCATCGGGTCGATCCGCGGCGCCTTCGTCGGCGCCCTGCTGGTGGGCATGGTCGACACCGCGGGACGGGCCTTCCTGCCGATGCTGCTGCGCCAGGTGTTTTCGCCGGCCGTGGCCTCCAGCGTCGGTCCGACGCTCGCGGCCATCGCCATTTA